One genomic segment of Dehalogenimonas alkenigignens includes these proteins:
- a CDS encoding ABC transporter ATP-binding protein has product MSVTARSIVVENLTYSYGDLIAVDHVNFTVGKGEILGFLGPNGAGKTTTQKMLTGQLLPKEGRASLLGFDVATQTLEVQSRIGVCFEQTNLYEQMTAIDNLRLFADLFGVPNFDGYALLKRVGLPGREKDKVSSYSKGMKQRLMVARSMVNRPEILFMDEPTSGLDPVSSEAIRQIILEERDRGATVFLTTHDMWEADKLCDRVAFMDGGKIAALDTPRNLKQKYGKRSLVAEIAAAGGRLDKREITLDAEGTAEEVRDLFAGGKVVTIHSEEATLEDIFIKVTGRRLTV; this is encoded by the coding sequence ATGAGCGTCACCGCCAGGTCCATTGTCGTTGAAAACCTGACCTACAGTTACGGCGATCTGATTGCCGTGGATCACGTGAACTTCACGGTCGGCAAGGGTGAGATCCTGGGATTTCTGGGCCCGAACGGCGCCGGCAAGACAACCACCCAGAAGATGCTCACCGGCCAGCTTCTGCCCAAAGAGGGCCGCGCCAGCCTGCTCGGTTTCGACGTGGCTACGCAGACGCTGGAAGTGCAGTCCCGGATCGGGGTGTGTTTTGAACAGACCAATCTTTACGAGCAGATGACCGCCATCGATAACTTGAGGCTGTTCGCCGATCTTTTCGGCGTACCGAACTTTGACGGATATGCCCTGTTAAAGCGTGTCGGGCTGCCCGGCCGGGAGAAGGATAAGGTCTCCAGCTACTCCAAAGGCATGAAACAGCGCCTGATGGTAGCCAGAAGTATGGTTAACCGGCCGGAAATCCTTTTTATGGACGAACCGACCAGCGGGTTGGACCCGGTGTCCTCCGAAGCCATCCGCCAAATTATCCTGGAGGAGCGGGACCGCGGCGCCACCGTGTTTTTAACGACCCATGACATGTGGGAAGCGGACAAGCTGTGCGACCGCGTCGCTTTCATGGACGGCGGTAAGATCGCCGCCCTCGATACGCCCCGTAATCTAAAACAAAAATACGGCAAGCGCTCGCTGGTGGCTGAAATCGCCGCCGCTGGCGGGCGCCTCGATAAACGGGAGATCACCCTGGACGCGGAAGGCACCGCCGAAGAGGTACGGGATCTTTTCGCCGGAGGCAAAGTAGTCACCATCCACTCCGAAGAAGCCACCCTGGAGGACATCTTCATCAAGGTCACGGGGCGGAGGCTGACCGTATGA
- a CDS encoding ABC transporter permease — protein sequence MNPRTIKALLKKDIALFTGNRFYLLITVLGLIFYIAIYLILPSKVDEKLSLGMYAPVVPPAFEQLTAQGAEIEFFETEAALKQAVLDGGHQVGVSLPADIMEVWNAGGKPGITVYYSATAPPETAEAIVTLIKELSYIQTGQALQFDTTEEILGPDLLGAQIALRDRMRPMLAVLILLTEVMTLAALIAVEIEQGTARALLVTPMRTSDLFAAKGILGVGLALGQAVIFMGLVGGFSHQPLLILATLIIASIFVVGAGFLLASLARDTNAVTGWGIMVLILLAVPGFGAVVPGLLADWAKVIPSYYLIDTVNRVVNYGAGWSDTAGNLLVMSGISAVLLGAGLLVLRRRFQ from the coding sequence ATGAACCCCCGGACGATCAAGGCGTTATTGAAGAAGGATATCGCCCTGTTCACCGGCAACCGTTTCTACCTGCTCATCACGGTGCTGGGTCTGATTTTTTATATCGCCATTTATCTGATCCTGCCCTCGAAGGTAGATGAAAAACTGTCACTGGGAATGTACGCCCCGGTGGTGCCGCCCGCCTTTGAACAACTCACCGCCCAGGGCGCCGAAATTGAATTTTTCGAAACAGAGGCGGCGCTCAAACAGGCCGTTCTTGACGGCGGCCACCAAGTGGGCGTGTCGCTGCCGGCCGACATCATGGAGGTCTGGAATGCCGGCGGTAAACCCGGCATCACCGTTTACTACTCCGCCACAGCTCCCCCGGAGACCGCCGAGGCCATCGTCACGTTAATCAAGGAACTTTCCTACATCCAGACCGGCCAGGCACTGCAATTCGATACCACCGAAGAGATTCTGGGCCCCGATCTCCTCGGCGCCCAGATAGCGCTGCGAGACCGCATGCGCCCGATGCTGGCGGTATTGATCCTGCTCACCGAGGTAATGACCCTGGCCGCCCTGATCGCCGTGGAGATTGAACAGGGCACCGCTCGGGCGCTCCTGGTCACGCCGATGCGTACCTCGGACCTTTTCGCCGCCAAGGGCATTTTGGGTGTCGGTCTGGCTCTGGGGCAGGCGGTCATTTTCATGGGCCTGGTCGGCGGTTTCAGCCACCAGCCGCTGCTTATACTTGCCACGCTGATCATCGCCAGCATCTTCGTGGTCGGCGCCGGCTTCCTGCTGGCTTCGCTGGCGCGGGATACCAACGCCGTCACCGGCTGGGGCATCATGGTCCTGATCCTGCTGGCGGTACCCGGCTTCGGCGCCGTCGTGCCGGGACTCCTGGCTGATTGGGCGAAGGTCATCCCCTCTTATTATCTCATCGACACGGTCAACCGGGTGGTCAACTACGGCGCCGGCTGGAGCGACACAGCCGGAAACCTGCTGGTGATGAGCGGGATTTCCGCCGTCCTGCTTGGCGCCGGGCTGTTGGTGTTAAGGAGGCGATTCCAGTGA